In Belonocnema kinseyi isolate 2016_QV_RU_SX_M_011 chromosome 4, B_treatae_v1, whole genome shotgun sequence, a single window of DNA contains:
- the LOC117171356 gene encoding hydroxysteroid dehydrogenase-like protein 2: MINTGKLAGCTIFITGASRGIGKSIALKAAKDGANIVIAAKTAEPHPKLPGTIYTAAQEIEKIGGRALPCIVDVRDEAQVKSAVDNAVKKFGGIDILVNNASAISLTGTLATDMKRYDLMNSINARGTFLVSKMCLPYLLKSKNPHIVNLSPPLNMNPMWFRNHVAYTIAKYGMSMCVLGMSEEFKEEGVAVNAVWPKTTIHTAAIEMLHGSSAADFSRKPEIMADAVYALICKDSRSITGNFFVDEDFLKKEGITDFSIYACNPANEQNLLQDAFLDIDAAEIHSSGDKRQTGKLTDLFRAIEGSVSAELVSKTGAIYQFNVKGDEAGVWFLDLKNGKGAVGKGEPNQPADAILTMDSQNFFAMFSGKIKPATAFMTGKLKITGNLQKAMKLEKLMINLKSKI; the protein is encoded by the coding sequence ATGATAAACACCGGAAAATTAGCCGGCTGTACTATTTTCATCACTGGAGCTTCCAGAGGTATAGGGAAGAGCATAGCTTTGAAAGCCGCAAAAGATGGAGCAAATATTGTTATTGCAGCCAAAACCGCTGAACCACATCCAAAACTTCCAGGAACGATTTATACTGCTGctcaggaaattgaaaaaattggaggACGCGCGCTTCCGTGCATCGTTGACGTGCGAGATGAAGCACAAGTCAAATCTGCAGTGGATAATGCCGTGAAAAAATTTGGAGGGATTGATATTCTCGTGAATAATGCGAGTGCCATTTCATTGACAGGTACGCTGGCTACTGATATGAAACGGTATGATCTTATGAACAGCATCAATGCCAGAGGAACTTTCCTTGTATCCAAGATGTGTTTGCCGTATCTTCTGAAAAGCAAAAACCCTCACATAGTTAACTTGAGTCCTCCATTAAATATGAATCCTATGTGGTTTAGAAACCACGTTGCATACACAATTGCAAAGTATGGCATGTCAATGTGCGTTCTTGGCATGTCTGAAGAATTCAAAGAAGAGGGAGTCGCAGTAAATGCTGTGTGGCCTAAGACGACAATTCACACTGCTGCAATTGAGATGCTGCATGGTTCCAGTGCAGCTGATTTTAGTAGAAAACCCGAAATTATGGCAGATGCTGTTTATGCTTTGATTTGCAAAGACAGCAGATCTATTACCGGCAACTTCTTTGTCGatgaagactttttaaaaaaagaaggcaTCACTGACTTTTCTATATATGCCTGTAATCCGGCAAACGAGCAAAATTTATTGCAAGATGCTTTCTTGGACATTGATGCTGCAGAAATACATTCAAGCGGAGATAAGCGCCAGACTGGGAAATTAACTGATTTATTCAGAGCTATTGAAGGTAGTGTAAGTGCGGAACTTGTCAGCAAGACAGGAGCAATATATCAGTTTAATGTAAAAGGAGATGAGGCTGGCGTTTGgttcttagatttaaaaaatggaaagggTGCTGTTGGCAAGGGAGAGCCGAATCAACCAGCTGATGCAATTCTTACTATGGATTCACAGAACTTCTTTGCTATGTTCTCTGGGAAAATAAAACCTGCCACTGCATTTATGACggggaaactaaaaattacgggTAATTTGCAGAAGGCgatgaaattagaaaagttgATGATCAACTTAAAATCTAAGATTTAA